In the genome of Montipora foliosa isolate CH-2021 chromosome 3, ASM3666993v2, whole genome shotgun sequence, one region contains:
- the LOC137998145 gene encoding D-inositol 3-phosphate glycosyltransferase-like has protein sequence MASGSSQQPQEHGPNKVQVTILASEWGSSKGGLSTINRELAIQLAKFPEVQITYFLPKCSEEDRKVALSHGINILEAKRLPGYEELEWLSFPPEHLRIDVIVGHGVKLGRQAQVIRNSHKCKWIQMIHTDPEELGMFKCYENPISKGEEKHNVEIALCEMSNFVVAVGPKLAEAFRKYLRCCKKDQDVFDFTPGIFDEFVSVQQVPEERKHCSVLVFGRGDADDFELKGFDIAARSVAALPDTHLVFVGAPDGNHEEIANRLLEYGIPKNRLRVRGYVKTREALKRLFCEVDLVLMPSRTEGFGLTGLEALSAGLPVIVGNNSGFGEALGNVPFGSSFVIDSEDPNAWTAAIKDIWNKNRQTRLHEAKVLRDYYGTKYIWSEQCNDLLKKMINSVNDASCEPQMPSEAQGKLQRKFNKDQNDISFTDHGLSQKNAKGEEKDFMQHLGSFLGIKWECKW, from the exons ATGGCATCAGGCTCATCGCAGCAACCTCAAGAACATGGCCCCAACAAAGTTCAAGTCACCATTTTGGCTTCTGAGTGGGGATCCAGTAAAGGTGGACTTTCCACAATCAACAGAGAGTTGGCCATACAGCTGGCCAAATTTCCAGAAGTTCAAATCACATACTTTTTACCGAAATGCTCTGAGGAGGATAGGAAAGTAGCTCTTAGCCATGGCATAAACATTCTTGAAGCAAAACGACTGCCAGGGTATGAAGAACTGGAGTGGCTCAGCTTTCCACCAGAGCATTTGCGAATAGACGTCATTGTTGGTCATGGAGTGAAACTTGGTCGCCAAGCACAAGTTATTCGCAACTCTCATAAATGCAAGTGGATACAAATGATACACACTGACCCAGAGGAACTAGGAATGTTCAAATGTTATGAAAATCCAATCTcaaagggcgaggaaaaacacAATGTTGAAATAGCACTGTGCGAGATGTCTAATTTTGTTGTAGCAGTCGGGCCTAAGCTGGCAGAGGCCTTTCGCAAATATCTCCGCTGTTGTAAAAAAGATCAAGATGTCTTTGACTTCACTCCTGGTATTTTTGATGAGTTTGTCAGTGTTCAACAAGTTCCTGAGGAAAGAAAACATTGCAGTGTCCTGGTGTTCGGACGCGGAGATGCTGATGACTTCGAGTTAAAAGGATTTGACATTGCAGCAAGATCTGTTGCAGCATTACCTGACACTCACCTTGTGTTTGTTGGAGCCCCCGATGGAAATCATGAGGAGATCGCAAACCGATTACTTGAATACGGTATTCCTAAAAATCGGCTTAGGGTAAGAGGGTATGTCAAAACCCGAGAAGCTTTGAAGCGATTATTCTGTGAGGTGGATCTTGTACTCATGCCCTCCAGAACAGAAGGCTTCGGTTTGACAGGTCTGGAGGCTCTGTCAGCTGGGCTACCTGTAATCGTCGGCAACAACTCGGGATTTGGAGAAGCCCTTGGCAATGTACCATTTGGTTCTTCATTCGTCATTGACTCTGAGGATCCCAATGCATGGACAGCAGCTATCAAGGACATCTGGAACAAAAACAGGCAGACAAGGCTTCATGAGGCTAAGGTTCTCCGTGACTACTATGGAACGAAATATATCTGGTCTGAGCAGTGCAATGATCTTCTCAAAAAAATGATCAACTCTGTAAATG ATGCTTCCTGCGAGCCTCAGATGCCATCAGAAGCACAAGGCAAATTACAGAGAAAATTCAATAAGGACCAAAACG ATATCTCTTTCACCGATCATGGCCTTTCACAAAAGAATGCAAAAGGAGAAGAGAAAGACTTTATGCAACATTTAG